GATTGAATATGCTATTGCAAAGCTGCAAAAAGGTGATGTTTTGCTGATAGCCGGAAAAGGGCATGAAAAAACACAGACTATCGGAGAAAATGTTTTGCCGTTTGATGATGTTGAGGTGGCAAGGAAGTGTATTGATAATTAGTAGGATATGATTTTGTAAAGTAAATTTGAATTTAATTACTTACATATGTCATTCCACGAATTTTGTTAGTAGAACAAAATTATAGTGGAATCCATATTTAAAAAAGTTAGGAAAACTTTAAAATTAATTGCGGAGAAAAATAATATGACTTTATGGAACAGCGAAGATGTACAAACCGCAACGTGCGGTGTGTCGGTTAATAGCTGGGAAGCCGGCGGTGTTTCAATCGATAGCAGAAAAATAGAATCGGGCGACCTGTTTATAGCACTGGTAGGCGATAATAATGACGGTCATAAATATGTTAAATCCGCACTTGCAAAAGGAGCTGTGGCGGCGGTTGTAAATTATGTACCCGATGATATGGACGACAGAGATAATCTCTTAATAGTCGATAACACTTTTGACGCATTGTGGGATATGGCAAGATATAGCCGTGACAGAATGAAAGGCAAAGTTATAATGGTAACAGGCAGTGTGGGTAAAACCACTACCAAGGAAATGCTGGCACATGTGTTGGAACATCAGGGAAAAGTTCATGCTACTATAGGCAATTTAAACAATCATTATGGCTTGCCGCTAACCCTTGCGAGAATGCCTGCCGATACCGATTATGCGTTATTAGAGGTGGGAATGAGTAGTGCAGGTGAAATTTCACCGCTTTCTGTTTTGACTCAACCCGACAGTGTTATTATTACCAATGTAGAGCCTGTGCATCTTGAGTTTTTTGATTCGATAGAGGGCATAGCAAAAGCTAAGGCTGAGGTTTTCGACGGATTAAAAGAAGGTGGTTGTGCAGTGTTGAATTATGATAATCTTAATTTCCCTTA
This DNA window, taken from Alphaproteobacteria bacterium CG11_big_fil_rev_8_21_14_0_20_39_49, encodes the following:
- a CDS encoding UDP-N-acetylmuramoylalanyl-D-glutamyl-2, 6-diaminopimelate--D-alanyl-D-alanine ligase; protein product: MESIFKKVRKTLKLIAEKNNMTLWNSEDVQTATCGVSVNSWEAGGVSIDSRKIESGDLFIALVGDNNDGHKYVKSALAKGAVAAVVNYVPDDMDDRDNLLIVDNTFDALWDMARYSRDRMKGKVIMVTGSVGKTTTKEMLAHVLEHQGKVHATIGNLNNHYGLPLTLARMPADTDYALLEVGMSSAGEISPLSVLTQPDSVIITNVEPVHLEFFDSIEGIAKAKAEVFDGLKEGGCAVLNYDNLNFPYLQKIADEKNIKNIKTFGKSSNAAFRLDKYEETVDNAKIIASLDGSEVQYELGIFGEHHALNSLGVLALVKSVGANLERAADAFADFEAKAGRGKRMCIEGKFGNITLIDDTYNASPAAVSASLKVLGDIKAKYKNRIVAVLGDMFELGDDAIKMHEELSTKIIENNVDVVFTAGKLTKSLYNRLPDEIKGNHKDDSSEIAISVYNCLKDGDVVLVKGSRGMKMENVVNYICNDKGMKNAI